One Engraulis encrasicolus isolate BLACKSEA-1 chromosome 4, IST_EnEncr_1.0, whole genome shotgun sequence genomic window, TGCTTTAGCAGGTTTGCATGCAAACCCACTCATGTACACCACATTGGGCATAGTCGGGCGTGGGAACTCAAAGGTGAAGTCATTCCTCATGAGCCAGATGTCGGCATCTTGGAACAGGGAGAAGTAGTCGACGTCAGGACCAAAGTAGCGTTTGACAAATGGTACATAGTGGGGTGCAATAATGCTGGAAATCTGATACAAGCTGAACAtgtatgtaaaaacattttgaacTCTCTGAAAGAAGGACATCTTGTCTGTTAGCTCAGCACCTGGGTAGGGGAcgtaggagagaggggagggagcaaTGGCATAGTGACCCTCTCCATGTACTGTCCACCTGACATTAAACACCATTGGCAGATTAAAATATCGAGCTATGAAGACTCCACCTCCTACACCTGGATCAGTCAAAACAACATCAAACTTGGCATCCATCAGTGATTTCATGAGAGCCTTGTCTTCAAACAGTATTGTCAACATTTCAACCATTTGCTCATGCAACTTTGAAAATCTATCCATCAATTCCAATTCGAACATCACACGACTCAAGAAGAACTTCTGTTCTCTCCGGATCTTGATCAGGTTGCTGACAAGAGAGACAAAAAACTCCTCATCAAGTCCTCCAGCGGCAGGAAGAGTTAGGGCAGTGTAGTAAGGAGAGTCCTCTTTGATGTACCAGCTGTCTGAAGGTCTCACTACAGTGATTTCATGTCCTCGGGAGTGCAGCTCCTCAATGATGACCTTCATGTTCACCCAGTGGCTGCCCTCGAGGGGGAAGACCAGCACTTTGCCCCCTGAGCTCAAGGACAGAATTGTCGACAGCATTAATGCTGTCATGGTGAAGAGTTGCATCTTGATCTGTGTGAAGAACAGTTACAGTGTCTTTGTCAGGTAGCGTGTGTCTGTCTAGTACGTACGTAGGTGCATTTCTGCAATGTCATCTAGACACCTGAGTTattgttaatgtttaagcctacTCTCCTACTACGTGCACCAATACAGGTCTAAAGTTCACACAATGGACATGCACGTGTGAGTGCATTGCACTCACAAACAAGCATCCAATAAATGCATGGTGTAAAATTCAGTGCTAGAGTgattttctctttttccctttttaatATGTGATTAGGGTTGATAACTCTCAGTGATCTTGCAACAGATAAGCAACTGATCTACAGTGGGGGGTTAAGGGGAAAGGTCCGCATGATAATACCAACATTACTCCGATGGCTTAATTGCTAAAGGCGCATTATCAGGGGTGGATTAAGGAAttatggccccctgggccagacacggTCTTGGCCCCCTAACTCCCCCAACAAACGCACCTTAACCCTGCTAATCTGACATGCTAAGAGAACTATCACAGTTATAACAGCTATCAGGTAATTGGACAATACGATACACACCAGTTTCCCCATGCTATAGAGTGCGGCAGAACTATGAAGGCCTATGTGCATGATGTG contains:
- the LOC134447214 gene encoding UDP-glucuronosyltransferase 2A1-like translates to MQLFTMTALMLSTILSLSSGGKVLVFPLEGSHWVNMKVIIEELHSRGHEITVVRPSDSWYIKEDSPYYTALTLPAAGGLDEEFFVSLVSNLIKIRREQKFFLSRVMFELELMDRFSKLHEQMVEMLTILFEDKALMKSLMDAKFDVVLTDPGVGGGVFIARYFNLPMVFNVRWTVHGEGHYAIAPSPLSYVPYPGAELTDKMSFFQRVQNVFTYMFSLYQISSIIAPHYVPFVKRYFGPDVDYFSLFQDADIWLMRNDFTFEFPRPTMPNVVYMSGFACKPAKALPVDLEEFVQSSGEHGVIIMSLGTLVADLPSDITEEIAAAFAEIPQKVIWRHQGPKPSTLGNNTLLVDWMPQNDLLGHPKTKVFVAHGGTNGVQEAIYHGIPIVGLPLIFDQPDNLSKMVAKGTAKVVDITTMDRAVFAEALREVLHEPSYRENMQQLSRIHHDQPMKPLDRAIFWIEFVMRNGGAPHLRTQSFRMSWIVYHSVDVILTLMAALLLCLLIVFLIIKKCLSVLVKKKVKSE